In Rhinolophus ferrumequinum isolate MPI-CBG mRhiFer1 chromosome 25, mRhiFer1_v1.p, whole genome shotgun sequence, the following proteins share a genomic window:
- the LOC117017826 gene encoding LOW QUALITY PROTEIN: uncharacterized protein LOC117017826 (The sequence of the model RefSeq protein was modified relative to this genomic sequence to represent the inferred CDS: substituted 1 base at 1 genomic stop codon) yields the protein MPSRAHSGLYLHNAVGGPVLLLNPNAARGRKQLLSCRHWQAERPQIDFASKPHSPPGLLITQGLDPRLTEDLRARKISELFSPGSVXSQAQAECG from the coding sequence ATGCCATCGCGGGCACACAGTGGGCTCTATTTGCATAATGCTGTTGGGGGCCCTGTGCTTCTCTTGAACCCGAATGCAGCAAGAGGGAGGAAGCAATTATTAAGCTGTAGACATTGGCAAGCAGAGAGACCTCAGATAGATTTCGCCTCCAAACCTCATTCACCGCCCGGGCTGCTCATTACCCAAGGCCTGGATCCCAGGCTGACAGAGGATCTGAGGGCCAGGAAAATCAGTGAGTTGTTTTCTCCAGGTTCTGTCTAGAGCCAGGCCCAGGCCGAATGTGGGTGA